The following are from one region of the Aquirufa lenticrescens genome:
- a CDS encoding tetratricopeptide repeat protein produces the protein MKKNLLIILLVGLGITALLFQLPKGNVAGKTQNTPSGGANRDAGSEKTEKVAEKEEHAAPLTPAQLKEISALKSAFAAAKTDASQVKALENLMRAFMNASHYDSAAVYAASYADQHPSLTNVLRAGQLYFEAQTYALNAQKGGKMGEKARMYFSKALAIDPNNLLVKSNMAMTYVDTPTPMKGITLLREVIEQEPTFVPALFNLGILSIKSNQFGKGQERFTQILKLEPNNHKAALNLGFCLAQLDKKEEAQKVLKRVLEQSKDAEEQKAAKELLAEMQEH, from the coding sequence AAACCTTTTGATCATTCTTCTGGTAGGCCTAGGGATAACCGCCCTATTGTTTCAATTACCGAAAGGTAATGTGGCGGGAAAGACACAAAATACTCCTTCGGGGGGCGCTAACCGAGACGCGGGAAGCGAAAAGACAGAAAAAGTCGCAGAGAAAGAAGAGCATGCTGCTCCTTTGACTCCGGCGCAGCTAAAAGAGATTTCTGCATTGAAATCGGCTTTTGCAGCGGCTAAGACAGATGCTTCCCAGGTGAAAGCCTTAGAGAATCTGATGCGTGCTTTTATGAATGCGAGTCATTATGATTCTGCTGCGGTTTATGCAGCGAGTTATGCGGATCAGCATCCCAGTTTGACGAACGTTTTGCGTGCCGGTCAGCTGTATTTTGAAGCACAAACGTATGCTTTGAATGCACAGAAAGGCGGTAAAATGGGCGAAAAAGCAAGAATGTACTTCTCGAAGGCTTTGGCCATCGACCCGAACAACTTGCTGGTAAAATCGAACATGGCGATGACTTACGTAGATACACCCACTCCGATGAAGGGCATTACGCTACTTCGCGAAGTGATTGAACAGGAGCCCACGTTTGTGCCAGCGCTGTTTAATTTAGGGATATTATCGATTAAATCGAATCAGTTTGGCAAAGGCCAAGAACGATTCACCCAGATATTGAAGCTGGAGCCGAATAACCATAAAGCCGCGTTAAATCTCGGTTTTTGTTTAGCCCAGTTAGATAAAAAAGAAGAGGCTCAGAAGGTTCTGAAGCGTGTTTTAGAGCAATCTAAGGATGCAGAAGAGCAGAAGGCCGCGAAAGAGTTGCTTGCAGAAATGCAGGAGCATTGA
- a CDS encoding Rne/Rng family ribonuclease — MSNELIINSTPKGDRIALLHDKRIVEYHIEQSEPQFSVGDIYLGTVKKLVSGLNAAFIDIGYEKDAFLHYHDLGPNLPTLQKFTREVMTKKNKVVRLENFKLEPEIDKLGKIEKAVQKGHLALVQVVKEPISTKGPRLSCDISIAGRFLVLVPFANGVNISKKITSKAERNRLQKLMTSIKPKNYGVIVRTVAEGKAVEEMERDLKDSIAKWEEGLVKLVDAKAGDRIIGEMSRATSMLRDLLNNDFDNVIVDTPELYNEAKGYVHNVAPEKEKIVKLHQSKTKLFEQLGIEKQLKMLFGRSVSLPGGGYLIVEHTEALHVIDVNSGNKSNSEEDQEATALSVNREAAKEVARQLRLRDMGGIIVIDFIDMKKADNRKLIQDIMRDEMRGDRSKYTILPLTKFGLMQITRQRVRPEMNVATHETCPSCGGTGSITASIAVSDIVEQHLEHLVTKQNEKKLTILVHPFLSAYFTKGFPSIRMNWFLKYKTWITIMEDSSFGITEFKFLNQNGDQIEISS, encoded by the coding sequence GTGAGCAATGAATTAATCATTAATTCGACTCCCAAGGGGGATCGGATCGCCCTTTTGCACGACAAAAGGATAGTAGAGTACCACATAGAACAGTCGGAACCTCAATTTTCTGTAGGAGATATTTATCTTGGCACAGTAAAGAAATTGGTTTCAGGACTGAACGCCGCTTTTATTGACATCGGTTATGAAAAAGATGCATTCTTGCATTACCATGACCTAGGTCCTAATTTGCCTACCCTGCAGAAGTTTACGCGGGAGGTGATGACGAAGAAAAACAAAGTTGTCCGTTTAGAGAATTTCAAACTTGAGCCCGAAATTGATAAATTAGGGAAGATCGAGAAAGCTGTTCAAAAAGGACATTTAGCTTTAGTTCAAGTCGTTAAGGAGCCTATTTCCACTAAAGGCCCTCGTTTATCTTGCGATATTTCCATCGCAGGTCGTTTCCTTGTTTTAGTTCCTTTTGCGAACGGTGTGAACATCTCAAAGAAGATCACGTCGAAGGCGGAACGCAATCGCTTGCAAAAGCTGATGACCTCGATTAAGCCAAAGAATTACGGTGTGATCGTGCGTACGGTGGCGGAAGGCAAAGCGGTGGAAGAAATGGAGCGCGACCTAAAAGATTCCATTGCGAAATGGGAGGAAGGTTTAGTGAAATTAGTGGATGCCAAAGCTGGAGACCGCATTATTGGAGAAATGAGCCGCGCAACTTCGATGTTACGTGACTTGTTGAACAATGATTTTGATAATGTCATCGTTGATACACCAGAATTGTACAATGAGGCAAAAGGCTATGTACACAATGTGGCTCCTGAAAAGGAGAAGATTGTTAAGTTACACCAAAGCAAAACCAAGTTATTCGAGCAATTAGGCATTGAAAAGCAATTGAAAATGCTTTTTGGCCGTTCGGTTTCGTTGCCTGGTGGAGGTTATTTAATCGTGGAACACACGGAAGCATTGCACGTGATCGACGTGAATTCGGGAAATAAGTCGAATTCAGAAGAAGATCAGGAGGCAACGGCATTAAGTGTGAACCGAGAAGCTGCGAAAGAAGTAGCTCGCCAATTGCGTTTACGCGATATGGGCGGTATTATCGTGATCGACTTCATCGATATGAAGAAGGCGGATAACCGCAAGTTAATTCAGGACATCATGCGCGATGAAATGCGTGGAGATCGTTCGAAGTACACCATTTTGCCCTTAACGAAGTTTGGCTTGATGCAAATCACCCGCCAGCGTGTTCGTCCTGAGATGAACGTAGCCACGCACGAAACGTGCCCTAGCTGCGGAGGAACAGGAAGTATCACGGCGAGTATCGCGGTATCTGACATTGTTGAACAGCATTTGGAACATTTAGTGACGAAGCAAAACGAGAAGAAATTGACCATTTTGGTACATCCTTTCTTAAGCGCTTATTTCACGAAAGGTTTCCCTTCTATTCGCATGAACTGGTTCTTGAAGTACAAGACCTGGATTACGATTATGGAAGATTCCTCATTTGGCATTACAGAATTTAAATTCTTAAACCAAAATGGAGATCAAATTGAGATATCATCTTAG
- a CDS encoding tetratricopeptide repeat protein has translation MRYHLSIVALFFGLLLPAFNSNAQWWKKADEAEKERSKGMLLLTTEVQTEATVAINQMYNFHFPEAEREFNYLKIKYPQHPLPDFLLGLMQWWKIVPNTKNEVFDDRLIEYMDQSIEKAEKIYDETENPEAAFFMAAAYGFKGRLHAERKHWTRATLAAKNALKYLEYSRNFADFSPELMFGDGLYNYYYFFIKQNFPLLRPVLWLFPKADKSQGIAQLEKVSYQAFYTRTEARYFLLQIYGIENMNEKAYGMAKYTSETFPDNPYFHRAYARSAYMNGNIQEATSLCKEILRRIEQHQIGYEGTSGRYASYILGYYALYVNRDHADAMRYFKQCMAFTKETDATDSGYYWASVLGLARISYQQQHYDEAVDFCKEVLESADKKSPQHTEAKKLLSESKKARRKKR, from the coding sequence TTGAGATATCATCTTAGTATTGTAGCCTTATTTTTCGGCCTTCTTCTACCTGCTTTCAACTCGAATGCACAATGGTGGAAGAAGGCGGATGAGGCAGAGAAGGAGCGTTCCAAAGGAATGCTGTTGCTCACCACCGAAGTTCAGACGGAGGCCACCGTGGCCATTAACCAGATGTATAACTTCCATTTCCCGGAAGCTGAACGCGAATTCAATTATTTAAAGATCAAATACCCCCAGCATCCGCTGCCTGATTTTCTTTTGGGCCTCATGCAATGGTGGAAAATCGTGCCTAACACAAAGAATGAAGTCTTTGACGATCGTTTGATTGAATATATGGACCAAAGTATCGAAAAGGCCGAAAAGATTTACGACGAAACCGAAAACCCAGAAGCCGCCTTCTTCATGGCCGCCGCTTACGGCTTCAAAGGCCGCCTGCACGCAGAACGCAAGCACTGGACGCGCGCGACTTTGGCCGCTAAAAACGCCCTCAAATACCTCGAATATTCTCGCAACTTCGCTGATTTCAGCCCGGAATTGATGTTCGGCGATGGCCTGTATAACTACTATTACTTCTTCATTAAGCAGAATTTTCCCCTTTTGCGCCCTGTCTTATGGCTTTTCCCAAAGGCAGACAAATCGCAAGGGATTGCTCAATTAGAGAAGGTAAGCTATCAAGCTTTCTACACCCGGACCGAAGCCCGCTACTTCCTATTGCAGATTTACGGCATCGAAAATATGAACGAGAAGGCCTACGGAATGGCCAAATACACCTCCGAAACCTTTCCAGACAATCCTTATTTCCACCGTGCCTATGCCCGCTCGGCCTATATGAATGGAAATATTCAGGAAGCCACCTCGCTTTGTAAGGAAATCTTGCGCCGCATCGAACAGCACCAAATAGGCTACGAAGGAACCTCAGGTCGCTATGCAAGTTATATTTTAGGCTATTACGCCTTGTATGTGAACCGCGATCACGCGGATGCGATGCGCTATTTCAAGCAGTGCATGGCCTTCACGAAGGAGACAGACGCTACCGATTCTGGTTACTATTGGGCCTCCGTCTTAGGATTAGCCCGCATTTCCTATCAACAACAGCATTACGACGAAGCCGTCGACTTCTGCAAAGAAGTATTAGAAAGTGCAGATAAAAAGTCCCCTCAACACACCGAGGCAAAGAAATTGCTTTCAGAATCTAAGAAAGCTAGACGCAAAAAACGATAA
- the rsmG gene encoding 16S rRNA (guanine(527)-N(7))-methyltransferase RsmG, protein MKAAIIKQYFPSITEQQLAQFEQLFPLYTEWNEKINVISRKDIDNLMLHHVLHSLAIAKFVDFKPGTEILDVGTGGGFPGIPLAILFPEVNFHLVDSIGKKIKVVQGVAEALGLKNVQATHGRAEDVDGEFEFVVSRAVTRLLPFFGWVKNKISLNSYHDVKNGLLCLKGGDLQEELQEFGRKHKVYHISKSFKEDFFETKKLVHVPL, encoded by the coding sequence ATGAAAGCAGCCATCATCAAACAGTATTTCCCCTCCATCACCGAGCAGCAATTAGCTCAATTCGAGCAGCTGTTCCCCTTGTACACGGAGTGGAATGAGAAAATCAATGTCATTTCCCGCAAAGACATTGATAATTTGATGCTGCACCACGTATTACACTCCTTAGCGATCGCCAAATTTGTCGATTTCAAACCAGGCACCGAAATCTTGGACGTAGGCACCGGCGGCGGCTTCCCGGGCATCCCTTTAGCCATCCTATTCCCCGAGGTAAATTTCCATTTAGTGGATAGCATCGGTAAGAAGATCAAAGTAGTTCAAGGCGTCGCAGAAGCCCTAGGATTGAAAAATGTCCAAGCCACTCACGGTCGTGCCGAAGATGTGGACGGCGAATTTGAATTCGTTGTATCTCGCGCGGTGACGCGTCTGCTGCCTTTCTTCGGTTGGGTGAAGAATAAGATTAGCCTTAACAGCTACCATGATGTGAAGAATGGCCTGCTTTGCCTAAAAGGCGGAGATTTACAAGAGGAATTGCAGGAATTTGGAAGAAAGCACAAGGTCTATCATAT